Proteins from a single region of Chryseobacterium sp. T16E-39:
- a CDS encoding endonuclease, with amino-acid sequence MKRILLSFLLAFVSFYTFAQIPAGYYDPAAGLSGAPLKTKLKEIISTGYVQHTYNDLWGAYQTTDKDSFYENDGTVLDIYSENPTGVDPYNFNFTVNQCGSNNGPEGTCYNREHIVPQSLFSENLPMKSDVHFIRPTDYKVNGMRSNYPFGVVETPTFVSQNGSKLGNSASAGYTDTVFEPNNAFKGDVARMVLYFVTRYEDQLSTFSTGNILGGSAFPGLQPWELNQLLAWHAADPVSPEEIARNNASYIYQNNRNPYIDHPEYVAQIWGTPVIDTQAPTAATNLIASNPTSNSMSLSWTAATDNIGVLGYDIYANNTFKTYVTGTSAVVSGLSPSTNYDFYVIAKDAGGNSSPQSNIAQGTTLAGQTGGSCGTETFDTIPTTPTPSSYIDRTWTNNGITWTATSARTDETINGKSITIRNGVLTSSTISGGVQSLTLTTQLKYTGSAGTLNVEVNGTVVGTIPYSATVNTTTINNINVVGNAVIKIITTSSSSNRIAMDDLSWTCNSTLGTVDSTKNQSPFIVYPNPVKNNELYVKGDHLSKISKAEIYDLSGKLIEVFVNPFKNSNKIQLKGLVKGNYILKTDNISTKFIVE; translated from the coding sequence ATGAAACGAATTTTACTCTCTTTTTTACTTGCTTTTGTCTCATTTTATACATTTGCACAGATTCCGGCAGGATACTATGATCCGGCTGCCGGATTATCAGGAGCACCCCTAAAGACCAAACTAAAGGAAATCATTTCTACCGGATATGTTCAGCACACTTATAATGACCTTTGGGGAGCCTATCAAACGACAGACAAAGACAGTTTTTACGAGAACGATGGGACTGTTTTAGATATTTATTCTGAAAACCCAACAGGGGTTGATCCATACAATTTCAATTTCACAGTCAATCAATGCGGAAGCAATAACGGACCTGAAGGAACCTGCTACAATAGAGAACATATAGTTCCTCAAAGTCTTTTCAGTGAAAACCTGCCTATGAAGTCGGATGTACACTTTATCCGCCCTACAGATTACAAAGTAAACGGCATGAGGTCTAATTATCCGTTTGGAGTTGTAGAAACACCTACATTCGTTTCCCAAAACGGATCTAAACTTGGAAACTCAGCTTCTGCAGGATATACAGATACTGTATTTGAACCAAACAATGCCTTTAAAGGTGATGTTGCAAGAATGGTTCTTTACTTTGTAACAAGATATGAAGACCAGCTTTCCACATTCAGTACAGGAAATATACTGGGTGGTTCTGCTTTTCCAGGTTTACAGCCTTGGGAATTGAATCAACTCTTAGCATGGCATGCCGCAGATCCTGTTTCACCAGAAGAAATTGCAAGAAACAATGCATCTTACATTTACCAGAATAATAGAAACCCTTATATTGATCACCCTGAATATGTAGCTCAGATCTGGGGAACACCTGTTATCGACACTCAGGCACCGACAGCAGCTACAAACCTTATCGCAAGCAATCCAACATCGAATTCGATGTCTTTAAGCTGGACTGCAGCAACCGACAATATTGGAGTGCTTGGTTATGATATTTATGCGAACAATACTTTCAAAACTTATGTCACAGGAACTTCTGCTGTGGTTTCAGGATTATCTCCATCAACAAACTATGATTTCTATGTTATCGCCAAAGATGCCGGAGGAAATTCATCTCCGCAAAGTAATATTGCCCAGGGAACAACATTAGCAGGGCAAACAGGAGGTAGCTGTGGAACAGAAACTTTTGACACGATACCAACAACCCCTACTCCTAGTTCTTACATTGACAGAACGTGGACTAATAATGGCATTACCTGGACTGCAACTTCAGCCAGAACAGACGAAACGATTAACGGAAAATCAATCACAATTCGTAATGGAGTACTTACAAGTTCAACAATTTCCGGAGGTGTACAAAGCTTAACGTTAACAACACAATTAAAATATACCGGTAGCGCAGGAACATTAAATGTCGAAGTTAATGGAACCGTTGTAGGTACAATCCCATATAGTGCTACAGTTAACACAACAACGATCAACAATATTAATGTTGTAGGAAATGCTGTAATTAAGATTATCACGACTTCTTCTTCGAGCAATAGAATAGCAATGGATGATCTTAGCTGGACATGTAATTCAACATTAGGAACAGTAGACTCCACTAAAAACCAATCTCCTTTCATTGTATACCCTAACCCGGTTAAAAACAATGAATTGTATGTAAAAGGAGATCATTTAAGTAAAATTTCTAAAGCTGAGATCTATGACCTTTCAGGAAAATTGATCGAGGTCTTTGTAAACCCATTCAAGAACTCTAATAAAATTCAGTTAAAAGGTTTAGTAAAAGGAAATTACATCCTTAAAACAGATAATATATCTACAAAATTCATTGTAGAATAA
- a CDS encoding ABC transporter permease, producing MKNIAFYIASRYLLAKKGSTAVTFITWLSVGAMMVAVTAMFVIISVFSGLEDLNKDLISNLHADLTIKSSSGKTLKNLTKIEDILKKNQDIVSFSRVIEEKVYINYNGKGDIAYLRGVDSAYTIVNPINRDVFYGSYPSFEYSNEVLMENSLDNRLSIPVASSKDYATIFMPKPGLGIISKEEDIYNKKDILVTGIFPGKDQLDSYIISPIELTEQLLSLPKNSAYQIVVKLKSPENADQIKSKLLSTLGKGIDIKTKEEENAAFWKMINTEKLFIYLIFALVIFITTFNLAGAIIILQLDKKEQARSLISLGFPLNHLRRIYFYTGLLIVISGIISGLILGTALCYFQLFTEFFKANETLPFPVKIVGKNYLIVAVTASLFGFIISWVFSKISKEYITKS from the coding sequence TTGAAAAACATTGCATTTTATATTGCTTCCAGATACCTTTTAGCTAAAAAAGGAAGCACAGCCGTTACTTTTATCACATGGTTATCCGTGGGAGCAATGATGGTTGCTGTAACTGCAATGTTTGTTATCATATCCGTTTTCTCAGGACTGGAAGATCTTAATAAGGATCTGATCTCCAATCTTCATGCTGATCTCACCATTAAAAGTTCTTCAGGAAAAACTTTAAAAAATCTGACCAAAATTGAAGATATACTAAAAAAGAATCAGGATATCGTTAGTTTTTCAAGAGTTATTGAAGAAAAGGTTTACATCAATTATAACGGCAAAGGAGACATTGCTTATCTGCGGGGTGTTGATTCCGCTTACACCATTGTAAATCCTATTAATCGAGATGTTTTTTACGGAAGCTATCCAAGCTTCGAGTATTCGAATGAAGTACTAATGGAAAACTCTTTAGACAACAGATTATCAATTCCGGTGGCTTCCTCAAAAGATTATGCCACGATCTTTATGCCTAAACCCGGATTAGGGATTATTAGTAAAGAAGAAGATATTTATAATAAAAAAGATATTCTGGTTACAGGTATCTTTCCTGGGAAAGACCAACTCGACAGTTACATCATTTCCCCTATCGAACTGACGGAACAGCTCCTCAGTCTCCCGAAAAATTCTGCTTATCAAATTGTTGTAAAATTAAAAAGTCCGGAAAATGCAGACCAGATCAAAAGTAAGCTTCTTTCCACATTAGGAAAAGGTATTGATATCAAAACCAAGGAAGAAGAAAATGCGGCGTTCTGGAAAATGATTAATACAGAAAAGCTTTTTATCTATCTAATTTTTGCTTTAGTCATATTTATTACCACTTTTAATCTCGCAGGCGCCATTATTATTTTACAGCTTGATAAAAAAGAACAGGCAAGGTCACTGATCTCTTTAGGGTTCCCTCTAAACCATTTAAGAAGGATCTATTTTTATACAGGTCTCCTGATCGTTATTTCGGGAATTATTTCCGGATTGATTTTGGGAACAGCACTTTGCTATTTCCAATTGTTCACGGAATTTTTTAAAGCTAATGAAACACTTCCATTCCCTGTAAAAATCGTTGGCAAAAACTATCTTATTGTTGCGGTCACTGCATCATTATTCGGCTTCATTATTTCATGGGTGTTCTCAAAAATAAGCAAAGAGTATATTACTAAAAGTTAA
- the mce gene encoding methylmalonyl-CoA epimerase, with translation MKLEHIGIAVKSLGVSDELFEKLLGKSSYKKETVEREGVVTSFYETGESKIELLEASNPESPISKFIDKKGEGIHHLAFGVENIVEEVKRLKKEGFQFISEEPKEGADNKLVVFLHPKSTNGVLVELCQEK, from the coding sequence ATGAAGTTAGAACATATCGGCATTGCCGTGAAATCTTTAGGTGTTTCCGATGAACTTTTTGAAAAGCTTTTAGGAAAATCTTCTTATAAAAAAGAAACCGTAGAAAGGGAAGGAGTGGTAACTTCTTTTTATGAAACAGGAGAAAGCAAAATCGAGCTTCTTGAAGCCAGCAATCCTGAGAGTCCGATCTCAAAATTCATCGATAAAAAAGGGGAGGGTATCCATCATTTAGCCTTTGGTGTTGAAAACATCGTGGAAGAAGTAAAAAGATTAAAAAAAGAAGGCTTTCAATTTATCTCCGAAGAGCCGAAAGAAGGTGCTGATAACAAATTAGTTGTCTTCCTTCATCCCAAATCTACCAATGGAGTACTCGTAGAACTTTGTCAAGAAAAGTGA
- the rbfA gene encoding 30S ribosome-binding factor RbfA encodes MESNRQRKVAQIIQEDFAELFRKQSAESKQNILVSVSDVKVTADLSIAKIYLSIFPQEFRPNIMKEIEENKTQYRNFIGQKMAKQVRIIPQLNFYLDTTLDDVEKIEKELRGEGDNPVL; translated from the coding sequence ATGGAAAGTAACAGACAAAGAAAAGTAGCACAGATTATACAGGAAGATTTTGCAGAATTGTTCCGCAAACAGTCTGCTGAAAGCAAGCAGAATATTTTAGTTTCTGTTTCTGATGTTAAAGTAACTGCAGATTTAAGTATTGCAAAAATTTACTTAAGCATTTTTCCTCAGGAATTCCGTCCTAACATTATGAAGGAGATCGAGGAAAATAAAACCCAATACAGAAATTTCATAGGTCAGAAAATGGCTAAACAGGTGCGTATTATTCCGCAGCTTAATTTTTATCTGGATACCACTCTGGATGATGTTGAAAAAATTGAAAAAGAATTAAGAGGAGAAGGAGATAATCCTGTACTGTAG
- a CDS encoding shikimate dehydrogenase family protein, which yields MDSNKKLGLVGRNISYSFSKKFFENKFQKLMLKGISYDIFDLKEIDEVENLFSQPEVLGFNVTIPYKEKIIDYLDELSEEAEKIGAVNCVLIQNGKKTGYNTDAVGFEKTLLLHKKEHHLSALILGNGGAAKAVKYVLDKNGIPSEIISRNSILNFDNLSTEMVQDHKLIIQTTPVGTFPNINDCLKFPFEGLSKQHLVIDLIYNPNYTRFIINASEKGAKTVNGYYMLEQQAEKAWEIWNFQKK from the coding sequence ATGGATTCCAATAAAAAATTAGGCTTAGTAGGAAGAAATATTTCGTATTCTTTTTCTAAAAAATTCTTCGAGAATAAATTCCAAAAATTAATGTTAAAAGGTATTTCTTATGATATTTTTGATCTTAAAGAAATTGATGAAGTTGAAAATTTATTTTCACAACCGGAGGTTTTAGGGTTTAATGTTACTATTCCCTACAAAGAAAAAATCATTGACTACCTGGATGAATTAAGTGAGGAAGCTGAAAAAATTGGTGCAGTCAACTGTGTTCTGATTCAAAACGGAAAAAAAACAGGTTACAATACAGATGCCGTTGGATTCGAGAAGACATTGCTTTTACATAAAAAAGAACATCACCTATCTGCATTAATTTTAGGAAACGGAGGTGCTGCAAAAGCAGTGAAGTATGTATTAGACAAAAACGGAATTCCCTCAGAAATTATTTCAAGAAATTCTATATTAAATTTTGATAATCTTAGCACAGAGATGGTTCAGGATCACAAGCTCATTATTCAGACTACTCCGGTGGGAACTTTCCCTAACATTAACGATTGCCTAAAATTCCCATTTGAGGGACTTTCTAAGCAACATTTGGTCATCGATTTAATATATAATCCCAATTACACGAGGTTCATTATTAATGCATCCGAAAAAGGAGCGAAAACAGTGAACGGATATTACATGCTTGAACAACAAGCAGAAAAAGCTTGGGAAATTTGGAATTTTCAAAAAAAATAA